The following are from one region of the Macaca thibetana thibetana isolate TM-01 chromosome 2, ASM2454274v1, whole genome shotgun sequence genome:
- the LOC126948532 gene encoding uncharacterized protein LOC126948532 has translation MWNPPATAGAQHESPGLGCGRRSLEAPGRSHGSMTTSVFPPSQGLASWEVSVPCPHPLASPDKATWLPTPASGKRRAWRAPPGAGPRYPSLAVPAVCGAAVPPARGRHPTSRSSSAGTRPPRRCRKEALRRGFLHTHVPLVCAPPACRCYKAGAAWISGRPHPPRPLRLAACIQSPWRLRCSIQDQAPPLLAVLPNTPEGRCREASPPARVPYSPFLLEGGVQALHQGCSATAHDLL, from the coding sequence ATGTGGAACCCGCCGGCCACCGCGGGTGCCCAACACGAGTCTCCCGGGCTCGGCTGCGGGCGCCGTTCCCTCGAAGCCCCAGGGCGCTCCCACGGGTCAATGACCACCTCAGTCTTTCCCCCAAGCCAGGGTTTGGCCAGTTGGGAAGTCTCCGTCCCCTGCCCACATCCCCTGGCATCTCCGGACAAAGCCACTTGGCTTCCCACCCCGGCATCGGGAAAGAGACGCGCGTGGAGAGCTCCTCCAGGCGCTGGGCCACGGTACCCGTCCCTGGCTGTGCCTGCTGTGTGCGGAGCTGCGGTACCGCCTGCACGGGGCAGGCACCCCACTAGCCGTTCCTCCAGCGCCGGCACTCGACCGCCGCGGCGCTGCAGGAAGGAGGCCCTGCGGCGCGGGTTCCTCCACACCCACGTGCCCCTCGTGTGCGCGCCCCCGGCCTGCAGATGCTACAAGGCTGGCGCCGCCTGGATTTCCGGGCGGCCCCACCCTCCGCGGCCGCTACGCCTCGCTGCCTGCATTCAGTCTCCTTGGCGTCTCCGCTGCAGCATCCAAGACCAGGCGCCGCCTCTGCTAGCCGTACTGCCCAACACGCCTGAGGGCCGCTGCCGGGAGGCCTCACCTCCCGCCCGGGTCCCCTACTCACCTTTCCTTCTGGAAGGTGGAGTTCAAGCACTGCACCAGGGCTGTTCAGCCACCGCCCACGACCTCCTGTAG